In Budorcas taxicolor isolate Tak-1 chromosome 16, Takin1.1, whole genome shotgun sequence, the following are encoded in one genomic region:
- the KIAA0040 gene encoding uncharacterized protein KIAA0040 homolog, with protein sequence MEKISMFFSAIWDIISTKHQEGLFNSICLGILLGLPLLVIITFLFICCHCCWNRRGENGQQQEQNKGKKKKKKKKKAEEDLWISAQPKLLQMEKRPSLPV encoded by the coding sequence ATGGAGAAAATCAGCATGTTCTTCAGTGCCATCTGGGACATCATCTCCACCAAACACCAGGAGGGCCTCTTCAACAGCATCTGTCTAGGCATCCTCCTGGGGCTGCCCCTCCTGGTGATCATCACCTTCCTCTTcatctgctgccactgctgctggaACCGGCGAGGTGAAAATGGCCAACAGCAGGAGCAAAACaaggggaagaagaagaagaaaaagaagaagaaggctgAAGAAGACCTCTGGATCTCTGCCCAGCCCAAGCTTCTCCAGATGGAAAAGAGGCCATCCCTGCCTGTCTAG